Part of the Pseudomonadota bacterium genome is shown below.
GGTAACGATTCCGCTCGGATACGGCGACGGATATATGCGGGCTTTATCTAATTGCGCGCAGGTGATTATCCGTGGAAAACGATCTCCTATCGTTGGCGCTATCTGTATGGACCAATTGATGGTGGATATCGGTAGTGGCGAGGCTTACAACGGGGATGAAGTTGTTCTGATAGGTAGCCAGGGAGCGGAGCACATTACCGTAGCAGAGCTAGCCCACGCCGGTGGTCTCAGTGAGTACGAGCTCCTGGTGAACCTTAATCAACGTATTCCGCGGGTTTTTGTGGGGTAGAGTTATCCTCTAACCGCTACGATAGCGGTCAGCGCGGCCAGCTCAGATCTAAGGGTGCTTTTACCAAGCGAGATAGGTAGCCAGCCGGAGGATTTAAGTAGCGTCTCTTCCTCTGGGCTAAGATCTCCCTCTGGTCCTATAACGATGGCGGTAGCTACACTGTTATTTAGCGTTGAAAGTAAGGCATGGACTGGAGCGGCGTCTGGTGAGAGTGAGCAATATAGCTTAAGGCCGACTGAGTTTGATTGAAGGGTCTGCGCTGCCGCACTAATCTCCGTTGCCGCATTAAGCGCCGCTGCCGCACTAAGAGATCGCACAACATGTATCTGTGGTGGGCGGGATTGCTTACTCTGTTGAGCGGCTGCTTGAGCTATCTTTGTAAGGCGAGCAGCTTTTGCTGAAAGCTCCCTCTCATCTTTAAGTCTTACGACGCTGCGCTCAGCCTGCCAGAAGATAATACTAGAGCAGCCGAGCTCGGTAGCCCAGTCGCATACTAGCTCGTTTTTCTGTCCCTTACAGAGAGCAAAGAGCAGCACTATGGGCTGTTGTAATAGCTGAGTATCGGGCAAGGCCTCTTTAATTAGAACCGTCACTGCAGAGGTAGTGGAGAGGATCACAGCGCTAAAGATGGCCCCAGAGTCAGGGTCCCCTAACTCAAGATGGTCGCCATCCTTTAAGCGCAGCACGTCCCTTAGGTAGTGTGTGTTCTCTTGAGAGAGTTCAATCTGCTGGTGCAGGATCTCTATTCCATGCGGGCATAGAGCATCAACAAAGAGGCGAGGGCCTCTTTTAACACCGCTTCTGTGCACAGATTCTTTGCGCACATCTGACGTCATGGGATTTTTCCGAAGTCCTCGCTTACTTCTTGCGAAGGCCGAGCTTATCAAGACGTGAGGCAAGATATGCCATCTTGTCGTATCCAACGATACGCTCGCCGCTCTCAAGTACGAAGGTCGGTGTATCGAAGACACCAAGTTTGCGACCACGCTTGTAGATACCCTTTACGCGCTCCCTTGTGTCGGAGGAGGATACTTTGCTGAGAAAGTCACCTAGATCGATATCAAGATCGTCGCAGAGCTCATTCATGAAGGAATCCTCATTTGGATTCTCACCGAGGCCCCACCACTTGTTAAATACCTTGATGTTGTATTCAAGCAGTACACCGAGATCGTTCGCTATAAGCGCGCCACGGGTAAGGCGTCCTGGATCATGCTCAACCTCTGGCCAGTTCTCTGGATATACGAGTGCGAGATTGCGCTCCTCTGCCAAGCGCTTTGTGTCCTCAAAGAGGTATGAGAGCTTGTCTGGGAGGACTCCTGTCTGAGGAAGGGGCTGCCCAGCAGCCTTAGCTGAAAAGGGCTGCCACAATAGCTCTACATCATACTTGGCCTGGATATCGTAGATCGGGTCCATAGCAAGGTAAGAGTAAGGGCTCTGGAACGAATAAAATACCTCAACATTCACTGTCATAAGCTCACTTCACAAAATGAAAAACTTGTTAATCCGTACGCCTATCGGGGGCATCGATTTGATGTGCTTTTCGGGAGGGGGAGCGCGATTCAATGAAGCGCAGCAACCTCTCCTTGAGGCGCATCGGCATGGTAGCCGCCCGAGGTGTGGTTATAGACCATCTAACGTGTTGAGAAGGTAATAGTATTTCTCTCGGTTTGCAAGGTTATCTTGACAGTTCTTAAGGATAACAAGGGAGATAGCCACGTTAAAAAAGATCGATATCAGGTAGCGACTATCCTAGTTATGGTGTAATTAGTTCATATAGTTAGCTTGTTTTCGCCTCGCAATGTGGGCCTTAAAACACGCTAGCCTGCATCTTATATTAGGGCTGGAGCGGATAAAAATAGATGGGCCAAGGCATAGAGCAATTACTAACAGGTCAAGGCGAGGTCAAACGACCCCTGATCTGTATTGAGATTAATCCCCCACGCGGAACCGATGTCGAGGCCGTGCTGCAACGCTATGTAGGGGTTGACGGCATAGATTTCGTTAATGTGACCGACTCTGCGTTAGCAAAGATGAAGCTCTCTGGGCTTATCTTTGGCGCGCTCTTCAAGCAGCGCTTTGGAATCGAGCCGCTCGTTAACCTTTCCTGTCGAGATCGAAATGTTATCGCCATGCAATCGGACCTGCTTGGAGCCTGGTCGCTTGGAGTACGTTCGATCGTGGCCTTAACGGGCGATGCCGTAACGGTTGGGGATATGCCCGAGGCTAAGGGTGTATTCGAAGTTAACTCGATCGGTCTGCTTAATATTATCTCTACCCTTAGGGATGGCAGCGACATGGCAGGCGTAGAGCTTAAAGGCAAACCTGATTACGTTGCTGGCGTTGTGGTTAATCCCAATGCGCGTAATCATGCTGTGGAGCTCAAACGACTTGCTCGTAAAAGGGATGCTGGCGCTGTTTATGCGCTCAGTCAGCCCGTTTTCGATATCGATCAGGCACAGGCATTTTTTGAAGCAGCCAAGCCGTTAGGAATTGATATCTTCGTTGGGCTGATGCCATTTAAATCAGCTCGGGCCTTTGAAGGCATCGCTAAAGTTCCTGGTATTAAGGTAGCAGATACTATTCTAGAGCGGGTTAGAACTATTGAGGAGTCGGAGGTTGCCGAATTCTCGCTTGAGGTAGCGATGGAGATAGCGGCGCGGGTTAAGGACTCTGTACGGGGGTTTCACGTTATTAGTGGAGGCGCACCTTTACTTGCTATAGAGTTGGTGCAGAGGTTAGTCTCATGGAGTCGCAATTAGTAAGGTGAGGTATGTCGTATGAAGCGTCGTGAAGAGATGACCTTCCTTGAGCGGATCTACGTAGTCGAGATCGCCAAGGGTCTTAAAGTCACCTTTGGAAAGCTCTTCCATAATTTATGGTTGCATACCCTGCATGCCGTTGGTGTGAAAACAGAGCTAGCTGCAGGGGTCGCAATCCAGTATCCAAATATGCGCAGACCATACCCAGAGAGGTATCGTGGTCGTCATCGCCTTACCCTCCACGACAATGGGGATGTTAAGTGCACCTCGTGCTTCCTCTGCGCTACGGCGTGTCCCGCACGGTGCATATATATAGAAGCGAGCGAGCACTCAGATCCAAGTATTGAAAAGCTTCCGAGGCGTTACGAGATCGATACGTTGCTCTGTATCTATTGCGGCTTCTGTGTTGAGGCCTGCCCGGTAGATGCGATCCGTATGGATACAGGAATTCATCCCGAGATCTATCCCCCAGATCCTCACCTCTTTATTGAAGATCAGGAGACCCTCATGAATCGCTCCCGTATCCTTGATAAAGAGGGGCCGCAACGCCTCTATGATATGCATATGAAGCGCATGCAGGAGTTTGAGAAGGTAGTTCTATAGCCTATTTATCGAGGCTGCGTGGTATGAAGTTAGCTTTCCACAACCGGGCCTTTGACTGTTTTGCTCTTCTTGTAACGCTTGCATGTTGGTGTTCCATTGCGTATGGAGAGCCGGTCCCTTTACCAGAGGGCATAGGCCCGATTCCAGAATTAACTGGCGCAACTAAGAGTGGCATAATCGTCAACGAGGTTAACCTCGATAGTTACCGAGCACTTCTTCCCCCTGAATTAGCCGAGATCGTTGGGCGTAGTGAGTTAGTGCTTGAGGTTGCAAAGCCAAAGCTTCCATCTGCAAATGCGCAGGTAGCCCCAGATCAGGCGAACCTTCAGGTGCTGCCGAACGGAGAGCTGCAGGGGGCACCCCTCGCAGTTGTTGCGCCGTTGTTTTCAGCGCAAGCGCTCGCGCAATCCGAGGATAATAAGCGTGGACAGGCATATCAGGTGCTATGGAACGCAGCCGCGGTATTTTGGAGTCAGCGAGCCTTTTCATCGAAGTTGGCGTTCTCGATATTTCGCGGTCCAAGTGTAGATGGGCACCAAACTAAATTTATCTTTGATCGTA
Proteins encoded:
- a CDS encoding NADH-quinone oxidoreductase subunit I is translated as MKRREEMTFLERIYVVEIAKGLKVTFGKLFHNLWLHTLHAVGVKTELAAGVAIQYPNMRRPYPERYRGRHRLTLHDNGDVKCTSCFLCATACPARCIYIEASEHSDPSIEKLPRRYEIDTLLCIYCGFCVEACPVDAIRMDTGIHPEIYPPDPHLFIEDQETLMNRSRILDKEGPQRLYDMHMKRMQEFEKVVL
- a CDS encoding DsbA family protein, whose translation is MTVNVEVFYSFQSPYSYLAMDPIYDIQAKYDVELLWQPFSAKAAGQPLPQTGVLPDKLSYLFEDTKRLAEERNLALVYPENWPEVEHDPGRLTRGALIANDLGVLLEYNIKVFNKWWGLGENPNEDSFMNELCDDLDIDLGDFLSKVSSSDTRERVKGIYKRGRKLGVFDTPTFVLESGERIVGYDKMAYLASRLDKLGLRKK
- a CDS encoding RsmE family RNA methyltransferase gives rise to the protein MTSDVRKESVHRSGVKRGPRLFVDALCPHGIEILHQQIELSQENTHYLRDVLRLKDGDHLELGDPDSGAIFSAVILSTTSAVTVLIKEALPDTQLLQQPIVLLFALCKGQKNELVCDWATELGCSSIIFWQAERSVVRLKDERELSAKAARLTKIAQAAAQQSKQSRPPQIHVVRSLSAAAALNAATEISAAAQTLQSNSVGLKLYCSLSPDAAPVHALLSTLNNSVATAIVIGPEGDLSPEEETLLKSSGWLPISLGKSTLRSELAALTAIVAVRG
- a CDS encoding methylenetetrahydrofolate reductase, which gives rise to MGQGIEQLLTGQGEVKRPLICIEINPPRGTDVEAVLQRYVGVDGIDFVNVTDSALAKMKLSGLIFGALFKQRFGIEPLVNLSCRDRNVIAMQSDLLGAWSLGVRSIVALTGDAVTVGDMPEAKGVFEVNSIGLLNIISTLRDGSDMAGVELKGKPDYVAGVVVNPNARNHAVELKRLARKRDAGAVYALSQPVFDIDQAQAFFEAAKPLGIDIFVGLMPFKSARAFEGIAKVPGIKVADTILERVRTIEESEVAEFSLEVAMEIAARVKDSVRGFHVISGGAPLLAIELVQRLVSWSRN